Proteins from a genomic interval of Clostridium sp. M62/1:
- a CDS encoding cell wall-binding protein — MRKTTKLIAVLSAAAMMAVSAPNVMRSSFLMEAYAAENGWVEEDGGWHFYDEDGYMESNTWKKRGNDWYYLNDDGDVTVNERVDEYYVDGDGKMVKNKWVSPEGEETYDSPDSAADTEWNYFDKNGKIVTSKWMSVNNNWYYFDGDGIMQTGLLELDGETYYLGAENDGARRTGWVLLEEITEDTDDEGIWCYFDQDGKLVKDQIDRKIDGFYYTFKDGQMQTGWVKVSDTAGGSSDGEEGGSSASNPLADYRYYDKELGGKRASGWYVIEGVEGISEEGEEYYFYFKDGKPYYSETEGLELFNINSERYAFNEKGEMQTGLQKLTTKDGTEANYYFGDDGIMKTGKQTIYDEDLEENQIWYFYPSGSKKGQGYTGEKDNRVYAGGLMKKADPELRYEPVQAGDKTYLVNTSGTIQKSSASSTSDAKPELGKGFRDYKDSNDTVWTVDTEGIIQ, encoded by the coding sequence ATGAGAAAAACAACCAAACTGATCGCTGTGTTATCTGCTGCTGCCATGATGGCTGTGTCTGCACCCAATGTGATGAGAAGCAGTTTTTTAATGGAAGCCTACGCTGCTGAAAACGGATGGGTTGAAGAAGATGGGGGCTGGCACTTCTACGATGAGGACGGATACATGGAGTCCAACACCTGGAAGAAGCGCGGAAATGACTGGTATTACCTCAATGACGACGGTGATGTGACTGTCAATGAGAGGGTGGATGAATACTATGTTGACGGCGACGGAAAGATGGTTAAAAATAAATGGGTATCCCCTGAGGGAGAGGAAACCTATGATTCCCCTGACTCTGCCGCTGATACAGAGTGGAACTACTTTGACAAAAACGGAAAGATTGTAACTTCCAAATGGATGTCTGTGAATAATAACTGGTACTATTTTGACGGCGACGGCATCATGCAGACAGGCCTTCTTGAACTGGACGGCGAAACCTACTATCTGGGCGCCGAGAATGACGGAGCCAGAAGAACAGGCTGGGTGCTTCTCGAGGAGATCACTGAGGATACCGACGACGAGGGGATCTGGTGCTACTTTGATCAGGACGGAAAACTCGTAAAAGATCAGATTGACAGAAAAATCGACGGCTTCTACTATACCTTTAAAGACGGACAGATGCAGACCGGCTGGGTAAAGGTGTCGGATACTGCAGGCGGCTCTTCTGACGGTGAGGAAGGCGGCAGTTCTGCTTCGAATCCTCTGGCTGACTATCGATACTACGATAAGGAGCTGGGCGGAAAGCGTGCCTCCGGATGGTATGTTATCGAGGGTGTGGAAGGAATCAGCGAGGAGGGCGAGGAATACTACTTCTACTTTAAGGACGGAAAACCCTACTACTCTGAGACCGAAGGTCTGGAACTCTTCAATATCAATTCCGAGCGCTATGCCTTTAATGAAAAAGGAGAGATGCAGACGGGACTTCAGAAACTCACAACTAAGGACGGCACAGAGGCCAATTACTACTTCGGCGACGACGGTATCATGAAGACAGGCAAGCAGACGATCTACGATGAAGATTTGGAGGAAAACCAGATCTGGTACTTCTATCCGAGCGGTTCCAAGAAGGGACAGGGTTACACCGGTGAGAAGGACAACCGTGTCTATGCAGGAGGCCTTATGAAAAAGGCAGATCCGGAGCTCCGCTATGAGCCGGTTCAGGCCGGAGACAAGACTTATCTGGTAAACACCAGCGGTACGATCCAGAAATCCTCCGCCTCTTCCACCTCTGATGCCAAGCCAGAGCTTGGAAAGGGCTTCAGAGACTACAAAGATTCCAACGATACGGTATGGACAGTTGACACAGAGGGAATCATCCAGTAA
- a CDS encoding glycosyltransferase family 2 protein: protein MKFNVDVVRIRENSIQLNGWAIGKTPDAKIAYDVEDGNHRHLDHKYVATRRDDVSQIYFGSVLDREFGFDIQFPYERGKEYYLVIRGEGRRIRVKYNEELIAKRSSVAHKKMQKIKDLMNMETVRVAFDFWKENGLRALIKKSKHKIQGIDNDYDYGEWYELTKPTEEELSEQRATVFEYMPKLSIVIPAYKTPERYLKEMLNSILAQTYENWEVCVADGSPAGEGIERVLRRYAEKDQRFKYVILGENKGISGNTNAAMDMAVGDFIVLADHDDTLPPHALFEVAKAINEHPGADVIYSDEDKMDMDGGALFDPHFKPDFNIDLLRSVNYICHLFVVSHDLAARVGGFRQEFDGAQDYDFIFRCTEGASEVCHIPKVLYHWRCHQNSTASNPESKLYAFEAGSRAIMAHYKRVGIEAERVEKGVDYGIYHSIYKIKGEPLVSVIIPNKDHRQDLDLCIRSISERATYKNLEFIVVENNSTEPETFAYYEKIQKEFPNVRVVRWEREFNYSAINNFGVTFAKGEYLLFLNNDTEPIEPRFIEEMLGLCQRDDVGIVGARLLYQDDTIQHAGVVVGFGGIAGHTFIGLHKAENSYFHRAMSTQDYSAVTAACMMSKKSIFQQVGGFTEELAVAFNDIDYCMKVRAAGKLVVYNPYALLYHYESKSRGLEDTPEKIARFNREIRIFADRWPEILEKGDPYYNPNLTLRKSNFALRDLKKEGIGEPYKLEV from the coding sequence ATGAAATTTAATGTAGATGTAGTGAGAATACGCGAAAATTCCATACAGCTGAACGGATGGGCCATCGGAAAGACGCCGGACGCGAAGATCGCCTACGACGTGGAGGATGGAAACCACCGCCATCTGGACCATAAATATGTGGCCACCAGGCGGGACGATGTAAGCCAGATCTATTTTGGAAGCGTCCTGGATAGGGAGTTTGGATTTGACATCCAGTTTCCCTACGAGCGGGGGAAGGAGTACTACCTGGTGATCCGCGGGGAGGGGCGCAGAATCCGCGTAAAGTACAACGAGGAGCTGATCGCAAAGCGCAGCAGCGTCGCCCACAAGAAGATGCAGAAGATAAAGGATCTGATGAATATGGAAACCGTCCGGGTAGCCTTTGATTTCTGGAAGGAGAACGGACTTCGGGCGCTGATCAAAAAATCTAAGCACAAGATCCAGGGGATTGACAATGACTACGACTATGGAGAGTGGTATGAGCTGACCAAGCCCACAGAGGAGGAGCTTTCTGAGCAGAGAGCGACCGTATTTGAGTATATGCCCAAGCTCTCCATCGTGATTCCGGCCTACAAGACGCCGGAGCGGTATCTGAAGGAGATGCTGAATTCCATTCTTGCCCAGACCTATGAAAACTGGGAGGTATGCGTGGCAGACGGAAGCCCGGCGGGAGAAGGAATCGAGAGGGTGCTCAGGCGGTACGCGGAGAAGGATCAGCGTTTTAAATATGTGATTCTGGGGGAGAATAAGGGAATCTCCGGGAACACCAACGCTGCCATGGACATGGCAGTGGGGGATTTCATCGTGCTGGCGGATCACGACGACACGCTCCCGCCGCATGCGCTTTTCGAGGTGGCGAAGGCCATCAACGAGCATCCGGGGGCAGATGTGATCTATTCTGACGAGGACAAGATGGATATGGACGGCGGCGCCCTCTTCGATCCCCATTTCAAGCCTGACTTCAATATCGATCTGTTAAGGAGCGTCAACTACATCTGCCATCTGTTTGTGGTAAGCCATGATCTGGCGGCCCGGGTGGGAGGATTCAGGCAGGAATTTGACGGCGCCCAGGACTATGATTTTATTTTCCGATGCACGGAGGGAGCCTCAGAGGTCTGTCATATCCCCAAGGTGCTGTATCACTGGCGCTGCCACCAGAATTCCACCGCCAGCAACCCGGAGAGCAAGCTCTATGCCTTTGAGGCAGGCTCGCGGGCCATTATGGCCCACTATAAGCGGGTGGGCATTGAGGCTGAGCGTGTGGAAAAGGGAGTGGACTACGGAATCTACCACTCCATCTACAAAATCAAGGGAGAGCCTCTGGTGTCAGTGATCATTCCAAACAAGGATCACAGGCAGGATCTGGATCTGTGCATCCGTTCCATAAGCGAGAGGGCCACCTACAAAAATCTGGAGTTCATCGTGGTGGAGAATAACAGCACCGAGCCGGAAACCTTTGCCTACTATGAAAAAATCCAGAAGGAATTCCCCAATGTCCGCGTGGTAAGATGGGAGCGGGAGTTCAACTATTCCGCTATTAATAATTTCGGTGTGACCTTTGCAAAGGGCGAGTATCTGCTCTTCTTAAACAACGACACGGAGCCTATTGAACCGAGATTTATCGAGGAGATGCTGGGTCTGTGCCAGAGGGACGATGTGGGAATCGTGGGAGCGAGACTTCTGTATCAGGATGACACCATCCAGCACGCAGGCGTGGTGGTGGGGTTCGGCGGCATTGCCGGACATACCTTTATCGGCCTTCACAAGGCTGAGAACAGCTATTTCCACCGGGCTATGAGCACGCAGGACTACAGCGCCGTGACGGCAGCCTGCATGATGAGCAAAAAGAGTATTTTCCAGCAGGTAGGGGGATTTACGGAGGAGCTTGCCGTGGCGTTTAATGACATTGACTACTGCATGAAGGTAAGGGCAGCAGGAAAGCTGGTGGTCTACAACCCTTACGCTCTTCTCTATCACTATGAGTCCAAGTCCAGAGGACTTGAGGACACGCCGGAGAAGATTGCCAGATTCAACCGGGAGATCCGGATTTTTGCCGACCGCTGGCCGGAGATTCTTGAGAAGGGAGATCCCTACTACAATCCGAACCTGACTCTCAGAAAATCCAATTTTGCCCTCAGGGATTTAAAGAAAGAGGGCATCGGAGAGCCATATAAATTAGAGGTTTAG
- a CDS encoding HAD hydrolase-like protein, with product MYRGIIFDLDGTLLDTSEGVLSSVRHTIKTMGYRELPEETLLTFIGPPVKRSLMEHYGLDDAEADRATAVFRDQYKNVDLLKARPYDGILPLLERLKSQGFLIGVATLKREDYALTILEHFGIAERCDLICGSDFASKMQKVDVLHKCLDGLNLSPKEALLIGDTASDAGGAKAAGTDFMAVTFGFGPKTKKEWEERYSPVFTADRVSEIAEFLGAAHL from the coding sequence ATGTACAGAGGAATTATTTTCGACCTGGACGGTACCCTTCTCGACACTTCCGAGGGGGTTTTATCCAGCGTCCGTCACACCATAAAAACCATGGGCTACAGGGAGCTTCCCGAGGAAACACTTCTGACCTTTATCGGCCCTCCGGTCAAGCGTTCCCTGATGGAACACTACGGACTGGATGACGCCGAGGCTGACCGGGCCACGGCAGTGTTCCGCGACCAGTATAAGAATGTGGATCTCCTCAAGGCGCGCCCCTACGACGGAATTCTCCCTCTTCTCGAGCGCCTGAAGAGCCAGGGATTTTTAATCGGGGTGGCCACTCTGAAGCGGGAGGACTATGCCCTCACGATCCTCGAACATTTCGGCATCGCAGAGCGCTGTGATCTCATCTGCGGCAGCGATTTTGCCAGCAAGATGCAGAAGGTTGATGTACTGCACAAATGTCTCGACGGACTGAATCTTTCCCCGAAGGAAGCGCTTCTCATCGGGGATACCGCCTCCGACGCAGGCGGAGCGAAGGCAGCCGGCACTGATTTCATGGCTGTCACCTTCGGCTTTGGCCCCAAGACAAAAAAAGAGTGGGAGGAACGCTACTCCCCCGTGTTTACGGCAGACCGGGTGTCCGAGATCGCAGAGTTTCTCGGAGCGGCACATCTATAA
- a CDS encoding aldolase catalytic domain-containing protein: MKQVKLLDCTLRDGGYVNDWNFGHDSMVSIFERLISSGVDILEIGFLDERRPFDRNRTIMPDTASADRLFGHLDKGSTMLVGMIDYGTCSIEHLSPCSESCLDGIRVIFKKQVMREALAFCTQVKALGYQVFVQAVSITSYSDRELLDLIDLVNELNPYALSMVDTYGLLHQSSLLHYFEILDHNLNPEISIGYHSHNNFQMAYANSMEMLSKPVDRTVLVDASLYGMGKSAGNLPIELISMHMNALYGKSYDTSQMLEAIDINIMPFFEKSPWGYSLFFYIAASNNCHPNYVKFLMDKHTLSLKSLNVILDRIEPEKKLMYDKDYIESLYLSYQNMECSDGEDLKKLSDQWAGKTLLLLGPGRNMELQRSRIDQFIRENHPIVISVNYIPDDIPVDFAFLSNSRRYVQLGTRLLELKQQGGSIVKVIATSNVTNVKGSFDYTLNYSSLIDRNAEIIDNSFVMLLNVLVKTGVSRVSCAGFDGYSVGGENYFNADMDYRIGKEKSMNLNTYVKEVLKKLQDSLTVDFVTDSWYAE, translated from the coding sequence ATGAAACAGGTAAAACTTCTTGACTGCACCCTCCGCGACGGAGGCTATGTCAATGACTGGAACTTTGGACACGACAGCATGGTAAGCATCTTCGAGCGCCTGATCAGCTCAGGCGTCGACATTCTCGAGATCGGCTTTCTGGACGAACGGCGTCCCTTTGACAGAAACCGCACAATCATGCCCGACACTGCCAGCGCAGACCGCCTGTTCGGTCATCTGGACAAGGGCAGCACCATGCTGGTGGGCATGATCGATTACGGAACCTGCTCCATCGAGCACCTCTCTCCCTGCAGCGAGAGCTGTCTCGACGGCATCCGTGTAATTTTCAAAAAGCAGGTGATGAGAGAAGCCCTGGCCTTCTGCACCCAGGTGAAGGCTCTTGGCTACCAGGTATTCGTGCAGGCCGTCTCCATCACCAGCTATTCTGACAGAGAACTTCTCGATCTCATCGATCTGGTCAACGAGCTGAATCCCTACGCCCTCTCCATGGTGGATACCTACGGACTTCTGCACCAGAGCAGCCTTCTGCACTACTTTGAGATCCTCGACCACAACTTAAATCCCGAGATCTCCATCGGCTACCACTCCCACAACAATTTCCAGATGGCATATGCCAACAGCATGGAAATGCTGAGCAAGCCGGTAGACCGCACGGTTCTCGTGGACGCCTCTCTCTACGGCATGGGAAAGAGCGCCGGAAATCTTCCCATTGAGCTGATTTCCATGCACATGAACGCCCTCTACGGAAAATCCTATGACACCAGCCAGATGTTAGAGGCCATCGACATCAATATTATGCCGTTTTTCGAGAAAAGTCCCTGGGGCTACAGTCTTTTCTTCTATATTGCGGCTTCCAACAACTGTCATCCAAACTACGTCAAATTCCTGATGGACAAGCACACGCTGTCCCTGAAATCCTTAAATGTAATTCTCGACCGGATTGAACCTGAGAAAAAGCTCATGTACGACAAAGATTATATTGAAAGCCTGTATCTGAGCTATCAGAATATGGAGTGCAGCGACGGGGAGGACTTAAAAAAGCTGTCCGACCAGTGGGCAGGAAAAACTCTCCTTCTCCTGGGTCCTGGGCGGAATATGGAGCTTCAGAGGAGCCGCATTGACCAGTTCATCCGCGAAAACCATCCCATTGTCATCTCGGTTAACTATATCCCGGATGATATCCCCGTGGATTTCGCCTTCCTGAGCAATTCCAGGCGGTACGTGCAGCTGGGAACACGGCTCTTAGAGCTAAAGCAGCAGGGCGGCTCTATCGTAAAGGTAATCGCCACCTCCAATGTGACCAATGTAAAGGGCAGCTTTGATTACACCCTGAACTACAGCTCTCTCATCGACAGGAATGCGGAAATCATAGACAACTCCTTTGTCATGCTCCTGAACGTCCTCGTGAAGACAGGGGTTTCCCGCGTATCCTGCGCCGGTTTTGACGGCTACAGCGTGGGCGGTGAAAATTATTTTAACGCCGATATGGACTACCGGATCGGAAAAGAAAAATCCATGAATCTGAACACCTATGTAAAGGAAGTTCTGAAAAAACTCCAGGACAGCTTGACTGTGGACTTTGTTACAGATTCCTGGTATGCCGAATAA
- a CDS encoding glycosyltransferase family 2 protein: MKKISILIPCYNEEENVGPISEAVVETVTRDLPEYDYELVFIDNDSTDQTRPILRELCRKNPKIKAIFNAKNFGQFNSPYYGLLQVTGDCVISMVADFQDPVELIPKYVREWEKGYKIVIGIKTGSKENPIMYSLRSFYYRLIKKLSDVEQIEHFTGSGLYDRDFIEVLRNLDDPTPFLRGIVAELGYKRKEIPYIQPQRRAGKTHNNFYKLYDAAMLSITSYTKVGLRLATIFGSICAGISIIVAFVYLVLKLLHWNDFPAGMAPMLIGMCFLGSVQIFFIGLVGEYILSINARVMKRPLVVEEERINFGTDTGTNPAQQEELSKEDGQVPAAAEPTDSGPQTAVLKQQSVRAQILTGQEIMHEI, from the coding sequence ATGAAGAAGATCAGCATTTTAATTCCATGCTATAATGAAGAGGAAAATGTGGGGCCGATCAGCGAGGCCGTGGTGGAAACCGTCACCAGGGATCTGCCGGAGTATGACTACGAGCTGGTATTTATTGACAATGATTCTACGGATCAGACCAGACCGATTCTCCGGGAATTGTGCAGGAAAAACCCAAAGATCAAGGCGATTTTCAATGCAAAAAATTTTGGACAGTTCAATTCTCCCTACTACGGGCTTTTGCAGGTGACAGGCGACTGCGTGATCAGCATGGTAGCTGATTTCCAGGATCCGGTGGAGCTGATTCCAAAGTATGTGCGGGAGTGGGAAAAGGGCTATAAGATTGTAATCGGCATCAAGACGGGCAGCAAGGAAAATCCTATCATGTACAGTCTCAGGAGCTTCTATTACAGGCTGATTAAGAAGCTCTCCGATGTGGAGCAGATTGAGCACTTTACTGGTTCCGGGCTCTATGACAGGGATTTTATCGAGGTGCTCAGAAATCTTGACGATCCCACTCCGTTTCTGCGGGGAATTGTGGCGGAGCTGGGCTATAAGAGAAAGGAAATCCCCTATATCCAGCCTCAGAGAAGAGCGGGCAAGACCCACAATAACTTTTATAAGCTATACGACGCGGCCATGCTCAGTATAACCTCCTACACAAAGGTGGGGCTCAGGCTTGCGACGATTTTCGGAAGCATCTGCGCCGGAATCAGCATAATCGTGGCCTTTGTCTATCTGGTGCTGAAGCTCCTTCACTGGAACGATTTCCCGGCAGGCATGGCTCCTATGTTGATCGGCATGTGCTTTCTGGGCTCTGTCCAGATTTTCTTTATCGGGCTTGTGGGAGAGTACATTCTTTCCATCAACGCCAGGGTGATGAAGCGTCCTCTTGTGGTGGAGGAGGAGAGAATTAACTTTGGCACAGACACCGGGACGAATCCGGCGCAGCAGGAAGAGCTTTCAAAAGAGGACGGGCAGGTTCCTGCAGCCGCAGAGCCCACAGACAGCGGTCCTCAAACAGCGGTCCTCAAACAGCAGAGCGTTCGGGCGCAGATTCTGACAGGACAGGAGATAATGCATGAAATTTAA
- a CDS encoding thiamine pyrophosphate-binding protein — MRIKVSNYIAKKLLEAGITDVFMITGGGAMHLDDALGHQEGLNCIFNHHEQACAMAAEAYARVHGKIAAVCVTTGPGGINAMTGVAGGYLDSIPMFIVSGQVRYDTMSRSTGLHLRAMGDQEFDITRSVANMTKYTEMIIDPMRIRFCMEKALYLAYAGRPGPVWLDVPLNVQAAEVETDDLVGFDREDYEAGGTGWACESGAEIPEDTAGKGEYRALLPKKVTKETAREIVRKVRSARRPVINAGNGIRIAGAHEVFMRVVDALGIPVVTGADSIDCIWDEHPLYTGKGGNVGDRAGNFAIQNSDLLLSLGSRLSFRQVGYRFDTWAREAYTIINDIDAEELKKPTLHVDMPVHADVKDLLETIEEVLKEDESLARDAMDGEIRKAQDAWVERCQNWKKKYPVVLKRHMEGGTEHEANVYAFAHELSARLLEDQIVVVGNGSANVVCGHANIMKKGQRFISNSGIASMGYGLPASIGACIADHTHDIILVTGDGSIQMNLQELQTVIGRWLPIKIFVINNGGYHSIRQTQKNFFGEPLVGVGVDSGDLTFPSMEKLAWAYGFPYVSIRGNRELDEKLEEALAIDGPVICEVFVTMDQNFEPKSAAKKLPDGTLVSPPLEDLAPFLSDEEMDENMIIERIKK, encoded by the coding sequence ATGCGGATAAAGGTATCCAATTATATTGCAAAAAAGCTGCTGGAGGCAGGCATTACCGATGTGTTTATGATAACCGGAGGCGGCGCCATGCATCTGGATGATGCCCTGGGACACCAGGAAGGGCTGAACTGTATTTTCAATCACCACGAGCAGGCTTGTGCCATGGCGGCAGAGGCCTATGCGAGAGTGCACGGCAAGATTGCCGCCGTCTGTGTGACCACGGGGCCGGGAGGAATCAACGCCATGACAGGAGTGGCGGGAGGCTATCTGGACTCTATTCCCATGTTTATCGTGTCAGGGCAGGTGCGCTACGACACCATGTCCAGAAGCACGGGACTGCATTTGAGAGCTATGGGGGATCAGGAGTTTGACATCACCCGCTCTGTGGCCAATATGACGAAATACACGGAAATGATCATTGATCCCATGAGAATCAGGTTCTGCATGGAGAAGGCGCTGTATCTGGCATACGCAGGACGTCCGGGCCCTGTATGGCTGGATGTGCCGTTAAATGTCCAGGCAGCCGAGGTGGAGACAGATGACCTGGTAGGCTTTGACAGAGAGGATTATGAGGCAGGAGGAACCGGCTGGGCCTGCGAAAGCGGCGCCGAGATCCCGGAGGATACAGCCGGGAAGGGAGAGTACCGCGCTCTGCTTCCGAAAAAGGTGACGAAGGAAACAGCCAGGGAAATTGTGAGAAAGGTCAGAAGCGCCAGGAGGCCTGTGATCAATGCCGGAAACGGAATCCGGATCGCCGGCGCTCATGAAGTATTTATGCGCGTCGTGGACGCCCTGGGAATCCCGGTTGTGACGGGAGCCGACAGCATTGACTGTATCTGGGACGAACATCCTCTCTACACGGGAAAGGGAGGAAATGTGGGAGATCGGGCAGGCAACTTTGCCATTCAGAACAGCGATCTGCTCCTCTCCCTGGGAAGCCGCCTGAGCTTCCGCCAGGTCGGATACAGGTTTGACACCTGGGCAAGGGAGGCCTACACGATTATCAACGACATCGATGCGGAGGAGCTCAAAAAGCCTACCCTCCATGTGGACATGCCGGTCCATGCAGACGTAAAAGATCTGCTGGAAACCATAGAGGAGGTTCTTAAGGAGGATGAGAGCCTCGCAAGGGACGCCATGGACGGAGAGATAAGGAAGGCACAGGATGCCTGGGTGGAAAGATGCCAAAACTGGAAGAAAAAGTATCCGGTCGTATTAAAGCGCCACATGGAGGGCGGCACGGAGCATGAGGCAAACGTATATGCCTTTGCCCATGAGCTGAGCGCAAGACTTCTGGAGGATCAGATTGTGGTTGTGGGAAACGGCTCTGCCAACGTGGTCTGCGGCCATGCCAATATTATGAAGAAGGGGCAGCGGTTTATCTCCAATTCCGGGATCGCATCCATGGGCTATGGCCTTCCGGCCTCTATCGGCGCCTGCATTGCAGACCATACCCATGATATTATCCTTGTGACGGGAGACGGAAGCATACAGATGAACCTTCAGGAGCTTCAGACGGTAATCGGAAGATGGCTTCCCATTAAAATCTTTGTGATCAACAACGGCGGCTACCACTCCATCAGACAGACGCAGAAGAATTTCTTCGGTGAGCCCCTGGTGGGAGTGGGCGTGGACAGCGGAGATCTGACCTTCCCCAGCATGGAAAAGCTGGCCTGGGCTTACGGCTTCCCCTACGTTTCCATCCGCGGAAACAGGGAGCTGGACGAAAAGCTGGAGGAGGCGCTGGCTATTGACGGGCCGGTGATCTGCGAGGTGTTCGTGACCATGGACCAGAACTTTGAGCCCAAGTCGGCTGCCAAGAAGCTGCCGGACGGGACGCTGGTGTCCCCGCCTCTTGAGGATCTGGCACCCTTCCTTTCCGACGAGGAGATGGATGAGAATATGATTATTGAGCGGATCAAAAAATAA
- a CDS encoding cytidylyltransferase domain-containing protein — translation MKITGIIPARYGSSRFPGKPLAMLEGRPMLFRVFEQASRSRLLTELFVATESPLIEEACRQEGIPVLMTSPDHENPTSRLCEAAKKTDASLHVMIGGDEPLLTGSDIDSTVRRALKLIQSPEPLFPGREELAAGVRSGLFVVNAMAPVSSPAEAMDTTNIKVVCGDFGVGLYTSRFPIPYPKGSLNFTYRKFASIGVYTREALRFFEETPRGILETIEECDLLRFMEKGVPVFFVDTGHPSLSVDTRKDLAEVSRMLTSG, via the coding sequence ATGAAAATTACAGGCATTATCCCGGCACGGTACGGCTCATCCCGTTTTCCCGGAAAGCCTCTGGCTATGCTGGAGGGGCGTCCCATGCTGTTTCGGGTGTTTGAGCAGGCCTCCCGCTCCCGGCTGCTGACGGAGCTTTTTGTGGCCACTGAAAGTCCGCTGATCGAGGAAGCCTGCCGCCAGGAGGGAATCCCCGTCCTGATGACCAGCCCGGATCATGAAAATCCCACCTCCCGTCTCTGTGAGGCAGCAAAGAAAACGGATGCCAGCCTCCACGTGATGATCGGAGGGGATGAACCTCTTCTGACCGGCAGTGACATTGACTCCACCGTCCGCCGGGCCCTGAAGCTAATCCAGTCCCCAGAGCCGCTTTTCCCCGGAAGGGAGGAGCTTGCCGCAGGCGTCCGCTCCGGCCTGTTTGTGGTAAACGCCATGGCGCCTGTCTCTTCGCCGGCAGAGGCTATGGACACCACCAACATCAAGGTGGTATGCGGAGATTTCGGCGTGGGACTCTACACCTCGAGATTTCCCATCCCCTACCCCAAGGGGAGTTTAAATTTCACCTACAGGAAATTTGCAAGTATCGGCGTCTACACCCGGGAAGCCCTTCGCTTTTTTGAGGAAACGCCGAGGGGAATCCTTGAAACCATCGAGGAATGTGATCTGCTGCGCTTTATGGAAAAAGGCGTTCCCGTCTTTTTCGTCGATACAGGCCATCCTTCTCTGTCCGTGGACACGAGAAAGGATCTGGCCGAGGTCAGCCGGATGCTCACATCCGGCTGA
- a CDS encoding NAD-dependent epimerase/dehydratase family protein, whose amino-acid sequence MRIVATGATSFVGSGAVKALLDRGHEVYAVLRKGSVKADRLLTDGKLPDGLVILEEDLGHLDQLAGRIPEPCDVFLHMGWKGAGSDSRAALAIQEENARDALKAVKAARALGCRRFLFTGSQAEYGIHDSLMGEDAECRPTSPYGAAKLRVCREAPALCRELSMDYGHARIFSTYGPGDHPWSLLSTCVKTFLADGVMEMGDCTQMWNFLYIDDAARAIAALCEYRGSLMEQGSVFNLGGPMEETRPLREFVETVHEMCQGRGTCVYGVRKPNAEGVVNLIPDISKMERVTGWKPAVRFREGMEAVLQKAVRLS is encoded by the coding sequence ATGAGGATAGTTGCTACAGGGGCCACGAGCTTTGTGGGAAGCGGGGCAGTGAAGGCCCTGCTTGACCGGGGGCACGAGGTTTACGCGGTACTCAGAAAGGGCTCTGTGAAGGCAGACAGGCTGCTTACGGATGGAAAGCTGCCGGACGGTCTGGTGATTCTCGAGGAGGATCTGGGACATCTGGATCAGCTTGCCGGAAGAATTCCGGAGCCCTGCGACGTGTTTCTCCATATGGGCTGGAAGGGCGCGGGGAGTGATTCCCGTGCCGCTTTGGCCATTCAGGAGGAAAATGCCCGGGACGCCCTTAAGGCTGTGAAGGCTGCAAGGGCTCTGGGCTGCAGACGGTTTCTGTTTACCGGCTCTCAGGCAGAGTATGGAATCCATGATTCCCTGATGGGGGAGGATGCCGAGTGCAGACCTACCTCCCCGTACGGAGCCGCGAAGCTGAGGGTGTGCAGGGAGGCGCCTGCCCTCTGCCGGGAGCTTTCCATGGATTACGGACATGCAAGAATCTTCAGCACCTATGGGCCGGGAGATCACCCCTGGTCCCTTCTCTCTACCTGTGTGAAGACCTTTCTCGCAGACGGAGTGATGGAGATGGGAGACTGCACACAGATGTGGAATTTCCTGTATATCGACGATGCGGCCCGGGCTATTGCCGCGCTCTGCGAGTACAGAGGAAGCCTGATGGAGCAGGGGAGCGTGTTCAATCTGGGCGGTCCCATGGAGGAAACCAGGCCTCTCAGGGAATTTGTGGAGACAGTCCACGAGATGTGCCAGGGGAGGGGAACCTGTGTCTACGGTGTGAGAAAGCCCAACGCTGAGGGCGTGGTGAACCTGATTCCAGACATTTCAAAGATGGAGCGCGTCACTGGGTGGAAGCCGGCAGTCCGTTTCCGGGAGGGAATGGAGGCTGTGCTTCAGAAAGCAGTCCGCTTATCTTAA